The Garra rufa chromosome 8, GarRuf1.0, whole genome shotgun sequence genome has a segment encoding these proteins:
- the cmklr2 gene encoding chemerin-like receptor 2, with product MMTQEDADYVNDTYEYMDYGYVEEAKAGGYTQREALHIISVIIYSLAFTLGVIGNGMVIWVTAFKSKRTVNSVWLQNLAIADFVFVLFLPFSIDYVLRDFHWLFGKTMCKLNSFVCTMNMYASVLFLTVLSLDRYISLVHLNWSERYRNVRRAWWVCALIWIISCCLSCPALIFRDVIQHNGKVVCFNNFHEESRHMVAVRHIAMVSLRTTVGFLLPFATITISGVLLAIKMRQSDSVRLTSFSRTVSAVILAFFLCWVPFHTFSLMELSMHHTTYLHSVLIVGFPLATSLAFFNSCINPILYVLLTKKVRKLVRRSCLNFTKSSLRELSQSVSATELDSALPSCSPEDPTANSSV from the coding sequence ATGATGACCCAAGAAGATGCAGACTATGTAAACGACACTTACGAATACATGGATTATGGATATGTGGAGGAGGCCAAGGCTGGAGGCTACACTCAAAGAGAAGCTCTTCACATCATATCCGTGATCATCTACAGTCTGGCATTCACTCTGGGTGTAATTGGGAACGGCATGGTCATCTGGGTGACTGCCTTCAAAAGCAAACGGACCGTGAACAGCGTTTGGCTGCAAAATCTGGCCATCGCCGACTTTGTGTTTGTGCTTTTCCTGCCATTCTCCATTGACTACGTGCTGCGAGACTTTCACTGGCTTTTTGGCAAGACAATGTGCAAGCTGAACTCATTCGTGTGCACCATGAACATGTACGCCAGCGTGCTGTTTCTGACCGTCCTGAGTTTGGATCGCTACATCTCACTGGTCCACCTGAACTGGTCGGAAAGGTATCGAAACGTCCGGAGGGCCTGGTGGGTGTGTGCGCTGATTTGGATCATTTCGTGCTGTTTAAGCTGTCCGGCCCTGATATTCCGTGACGTAATCCAGCATAACGGGAAGGTTGTGTGTTTTAATAACTTTCACGAAGAGAGCAGGCACATGGTAGCGGTGAGACACATTGCGATGGTTTCGCTGCGCACTACTGTGGGCTTTCTGCTTCCATTTGCGACCATCACAATCAGCGGCGTGCTGCTGGCTATTAAAATGCGGCAGTCCGACTCGGTACGTTTGACCAGCTTTTCCAGAACCGTCTCTGCTGTGATTCTTGCTTTCTTCTTGTGTTGGGTGCCATTTCACACGTTCAGCCTGATGGAGCTAAGCATGCATCACACCACCTACCTGCACTCCGTGCTCATCGTGGGCTTCCCGCTCGCCACCAGCCTGGCCTTCTTCAACAGCTGCATCAATCCAATTCTGTACGTACTGTTGACCAAGAAGGTGCGTAAACTGGTGAGAAGGTCTTGTTTGAACTTCACCAAGAGCTCGCTGAGGGAGCTAAGTCAGTCTGTGTCTGCGACTGAGCTAGACTCAGCACTGCCCAGCTGCTCTCCTGAAGATCCTACAGCCAACTCCTCCGTCTAA